In Exiguobacterium sp. 9-2, the genomic window ATCTTACGAACGGAGGGAAGCAAATGGAGCTGAAACGAGCGGAACGTAAAATCGAAGCCCATCAGGAAGGTGAAGTGATTGGAGAAATCACTTACAGCGATACGAACAACGGCATGTGGATCATCGATCACACGTATGTTGATCCCGCGCACCGGAACCAACAGATTGGGGAACAACTCGTTGCCGAGATCGTCAACTGGGCACGGGAAGCAAACGTCAAGCTACTGCCGTTATGTCCGTTTGCGAAAAAAGAGTTCGAACATCAATCGGATTATCAGGACGTACAAGCAAATACGTGATCACAAAAATCTCCTCCGGTCTCTCAAGACTAGAGGAGATTTTTTCGAGTCATTGTTTGTGATCTCTGACTTTCATTTTGCGAGAAACAACCATCGCACCGAAATAGGCGATGACGTACAACACGACCAGTCCTTGTTTTAGCATATAAGGTAGATCCATTTGATTCACAAGTAGAAAACTAGCGCACAATAAAATTAAAAAGGGTATTAGCCACTTGTTCGGCACATCAGCACCTCCTTCACTATCTATGTATTTCTATTTTAAGGATAACACAAAATATTTACCGGAATATGTTAAAGATGAATAACTTGCTTACAGATAAATCCTTAGAAACGCCATCGTGACGACACCGGTGATGACCGTCCAAGAAAGACTTTTACTGAAAATCGCGACTGCCATCGTCGGTAGGGCGGCGAAGACATGAAGCGTCGAAATCGTCGGGAACGCGTTGTCTTGCGCGATAAGTAAATTTTGAAAGAAGAGGGCGCCAAGCAGGCAGACGGGAATGAACGAGAGCCATTCCGTTACGAGGCGCGGTAACGTCAGTCCATGAAGGACGAGAAACGGTAAGATACGTGGAATCCAAGTGACGAGTCCACAAGCTAAAAAGAGACCGATTAATTCTGGGCGGATTTCCATCGTGTGATCACGACTCCTATGCTAGCGCCACCGAGTGTCGCGCAAAGAACGGCGACTTCCGCAGAAAAGTAGCGCATGGTGATGTAAAGCAAAAGTAAGACGATCAATAAGAGGCAACTATTCACGACAATACGGGTACGTTCTCCTTCAAATTGTAAGTACAATAAACCGATGAACATCGCCGTCAGAGCAAAGTCGAGACCGAAGCGCTCGGGATCAGGAAACCAGCTACCGACAAGTGCACCGAGAACGGTTGCGATAATCCAGCTAAGATACGCAGTCAGATTTAAGCCATGCATGAAGGATGGGGAGATCTTCCCTTTTTGCGCAGTATTCATTGCGACCGCAAACGATTCATCTGTCAGTAACGTCCCGGTACCGAGTCGATCACGAAGGTGGCGTGTCTCGACGTGCGGAGCGAGCGTCAGACTCATTAACAAGTGCCTGAGATTGACGATGAATGTCGTCAGAATGATGGCAGAGGCGGGGCTATTCAACAGCAAGAGACTCGTGATGATGAATTGAGCGGCGCCGGCATAGATGAAGACGGACATGAATCCGACTTCAAGAGGGGATAAGCCGGAGGCACGACCGACGATCCCTGCGGAAAAGCCGATGCCGATATAGCCAAGGACGGTGGGTAGACAGGCGCGGACACCTGCTTGAAAGGCTGATGACATTTGATTCCTCCTCTTTTTTAAGAGCATAGCATTCGTGCGGTATATCGTCACCAACTGGTCAATATTTTCATCATTTTTTTCGACATACTCGACTTGATTTGGTGGTAAAGAGTAAGTGGTACGGCAAAATCAGTTAGGTAAAGGAGCGTTTTTCATGCACAAATTAATGAAAGATTCAAACCGGTTCGTTTCAGACATGGTCGACGGACTCGTACTTGCTCACCCTGATTTGTATAAAAAAGTCGAAGGTGTTAACGTCGTTGCGCGGAAAGTACCACTGGACGGAAAAGTCGGTCTTGTCTCTGGTGGGGGAAGCGGTCACGAACCGGCACACGCTGGATTCGTCGGGGACGGTATGCTTGCTGCGGCTGTTTGTGGGGAAGTGTTCACTTCACCGACACCCGATATGGTGCTTGAAGGCATCAAGGCAGCTCATGGGGGAAAAGGTGTCCTACTCGTCGTCAAGAACTATTCAGGTGACGTCATGAACTTCGATATGGCGAAGGAACTTGCTGAACTCGAGGATATTGAAGTTGATACGGTCGTCGTTAATGATGACATCGCGATCAAAAAGGAAGAGGATCGTCGTGGGGTCGCAGGAACCGTCTTCGTCCATAAGATTGCCGGTGCTGCAGCGGCAGAAGGAAAATCACTAAGTGAAGTCAAAGCAGTTGCGGAAAAAGTCATCAAGGGCGTTCGTTCGATTGGAATGGCACTCTCACCATGTTACATGCCGGAGAGCGGCAAGCCAGGCTTTGAGTTGCATGATGACGAGATGGAGATCGGAATCGGGATCCACGGTGAAAAAGGACTTGAACGAAAAGCAGTCGCTTCCGTTGATGCGATCGTCAAAGAGTTGCTCGATCGTTTGACGAAAGAAGTACCAGACAAAAAAGTCGCCGTCATGGTGAATGGGATGGGCGGAACACCAGAATCCGAACTGTACATCACGTATAAATATGTCGCGGAAGAACTTGAGGCGCATGGTTACGAGATTGCCCGCTCATTCGTTGGAAACTATATGACATCGCTTGAGATGCACGGGTTCTCAATCACGCTCTTACCAGTGGATGATGAACTGCTCGGATATCTCGATGCAGAAACGAAAGCGATTGGATTCTAATTCAAATAAACGGGGTGTAAAAACATGAAGTTGACGACGGAACAGTTGCAAAGCGCGCTCCTCAAAGCAGCGGAACAGATCGAACAGCATAAGGATGAATTGACGGACCTTGACCGGGAAATTGGTGATGGAGATCATGGAATTAACATGTCGCGTGGCTTCCAAGCAGTCCAGAAGACGCTAGAAGAACACGGCGAATATGAGGATTTAGGAGCTTTATCCAAAGAAGTCGGGATGACGCTGATCAAAACGATTGGTGGGGCATCCGGTCCTTTATACGGGACAGCATTCGTTAAGTTCGCCGGTGCATTCAAAGGGAAAACAGAAGTCGAAGGTGCGGATCTTGCAGACGCTTTCCGCGAAGCGACGGAAGGGATCAAATCGCGTGGGAAATCGGAATTCGGTCAAAAGACGATGGTTGATATCTGGACACCGTTCCAAGAAGCGCTCTCGCAAGAAGGGGACTTGAAAGCGGCAATCGATCAAGCACTTGCTGATACAAAAGCGCGTATCGCAACGAAAGGGCGCGCGTCCTACTTCGGTGAAGCGACGGAAGGCGTACAGGACCCAGGTAGTTTATCGAGTGCTTTGCTACTCAACGAAATTGCGGAGGTGCTTCATGGTTAATCTTGTACTTGTTTCTCATAGTGAAAAACTCGCGGCTGGACTGAAAGAACTGTTGGCAGAGATGGCACCGGATACGCCAGTCTTAGTAGCAGCCGGTCTTGAAGATGGTAGCATTGGAACGGACGCGACACGAATCGAAGAAACACTGAATACACTAGACGACGATGGAGTCGTCTTAACGGATATTGGTTCTGCGACGATGAACACGGAACTAGCACTTGAATTATACAGTGGCGAACGGACGGTACGTTTTATCGACGCACCACTCGTCGAAGGTGCTTTTCTAGCAGCTGTTTTAAGTGGACAGTCGAAATCCGTCGATGAGATTGAAGACGGATTAAAAAATGAGTTTGGCAAATAAGTAATAAATCCCCCATTGCGAATAGGCGAGGGGGATTTATTTCAATTACTTCTATTCATATTAAAACTTAGTAGAGACTCTCATGAATCAAAACGACCGGAGCCACTCTTCTAACCACTCTCTAGGTAAGCAAACTGTAGCTAAATCAAGTGTTTGTAATGCATCCAAAGAATACGTGTTATAAAGATAGAGATCCCATTGTGCATCGATATCGTTTGCTACTTCAGTCGCTTGTTCACTTAATGGATAAGTTCCACGTCCGTCAGTTGCAAGATGATAATAATCATTATGGTAGACATTGATCATATACCGGTAACACCAATCTGCCAGTTCTTCATGCGTGATGTTGCCATCAAGCGCGAACTGAATGTATTCTTTTAGCTGTTGATCAGAATAAATGGTATTCATGAGGCACCTCACGCTATATTTTCTATAAGATATCAAAAACCCGGTCCCTCTGTAAAAGGGATCGGGTTATTAATTAACTTATTTCGATGGTTTAAAGACCATTGTCGCTTCCACTGCTTTTTGCCATCCAGCATAGCGTTGTTCACGATCGTCTTCTTTCATCTCTGGTTTAAACTGATGATCGAGCTTCCATTGTTGTTTGATTTCCGCTTTATCTTTCCAGTAACCGACGGCTAATCCAGCAAGATATGCTGCACCGAGTGCTGTCGTTTCGTTGATTTCTGGACGATCGACAGGAACGCCGAGGATGTCCGATTGGAACTGCATCAAGAAGTTATTGGCTACAGCACCACCGTCGACACGAAGTGTTTTCAGTTCTATTCCAGAATCTTGTTCCATCGCTGTCAACACGTCGCGTGTTTGATAAGCGAGTGATTCAAGCGTTGCCCGAACGAAGTGCTCTTTATCTGTTCCGCGTGTTAATCCGAAGATCGCCCCACGAACATCTGAATCCCAATACGGTGCACCAAGACCGACAAAAGCAGGAACGACGTAAACACCGTCTGTTGAATCGACTTTCGTTGCATAGCCTTCTGAATCTTTCGCGTGTTTCAACATACGGAGTCCATCGCGGAGCCACTGGATTGCAGAACCGGCGACGAAGATAGAGCCTTCGAGCGCATATTCGACTTTTCCATCAACGCCCCAAGCAATTGTCGTCAAGAGTCCGTGGTCAGAAGAAACGGCTTTCTCACCTGTGTTCATGAGCATGAAACAACCTGTTCCGTATGTGTTCTTTCCTTCACCTTCTTCAAAACACGTTTGACCAAAGAGTGCAGCTTGTTGGTCACCAGCGATCCCAGCGATTGGCACTTCGTAACCGAAGAAGTGATATGGTACTGTTTTGTCGTAGACTTCACTCGATTGACGAACTTCTGGTAACATTGACGCAGGAACACCGAGGATATCGAGCAACTCTTCATCCCATTTTTGCTCATAGATGTTGTACATCAATGTCCGTGAAGCGTTCGTGTAATCCGTGATATGCGTTTTTCCACCAGACAATTTCCAAACGAGCCACGTATCAATCGTACCGAAGAGTAATTCACCGTTCTCTGCTTGCTCACGTGCGCCTTCGACATTGTCGAGAATCCATTTGACTTTCGTACCAGAGAAGTAGGCATCAATCAAAAGTCCTGTTTTATCACGGAACTTCTGATTCAAACCTTGTTCTTTTAAGTCGTCACAGATACCAGACGTTTGACGTGATTGCCAAACGAGCGCGTGATAAACCGGTTTACCTGTTTCTTTGTTCCAGACCACTGTCGTTTCACGTTGGTTCGTGATTCCGATTCCGGCGATTTGCTCAGGTTTGATATCTGCTGTTCCGAGTGCTTCAGCCATAACAGCAAGAATCGAACCCCAGATTTCGTTTGCATCGTGCTCGACCCAGCCTGGTTGCGGGAAGTATTGCTTGAATTCCCGTTGTGCCGAGTTGACGATTTTCCCGTCGTGATCGAAGATGATCGCACGTGAGCTTGTCGTACCTTGGTCGAGTGCTAGGATATACTTGTTTTCCATTTCGAAATCCCCCTTGAGCGGTATGTGTTTGTGAAACGTGATCTTAGTAGATCAATTGATAGATGAACACGGCAAGCGCTCCGCCGATGATTGGACCAACAACTGGAATCCATGAGTAGCCCCAGTCAGATGACCCTTTATTCGGAATCGGTAAGATAGCATGTGCGATACGCGGTCCAAGGTCACGGGCCGGGTTGATGGCATATCCTGTTGTACCACCAAGTGATAGACCGATGACGACGACGAGTAAACCGACGATAAGTGGTTTTAAGCCGTCACCGAATGTCGTTAAACCGAGCGCCAAGATACCGAAGACGAGAACGAATGTCCCGATGATTTCAGAAATCAAGTTCGACGGCGTATGGCGAATCGCTGGACCTGTTGCGAACACACCGAGTTTTGCAGCTTGATCATCAGTCGCTTCAAAATGTTTCATGTAATGAAGCCAAACGAGAATGGCGCCGATGAAAGCTCCGACAAGTTGTCCGGCAATATAGACAGGAACGTCTGCCCACGGTAAATCAGAGTTTAAAGCAAGTGCAATTGTTAAAGCAGGGTTCAAGTGCGCTCCACTCTCAGCAGCGACGAATGCTCCTGTCATGACGGCAAGACCCCAAGCGAACGTGATGACAATCCATCCGCTGTTTTCGGACTTCGTCTTTCTCAAGACGACACCGGCGACGACACCATCCCCGAGCAGAATGAGGATCATCGTACCGATCATTTCCAATACAAAGTTATTCATGCAAAAACCCTCCCTTTGGATTAAAGCAAATAATGGTCTTTCTACTTTAAATTACTCCGATTTGATAACGTTTTCAATACATATAATTGAAATATAGGAATGGAAATTTTTTATTTTAATGTTTAAAGATACGGAAAATTGGATAAGAAAACACCTCGTCTTGCCTGCAAGCAAGCAAAAGAGGTGTTAACGACGACGCTTTTTTCTTTTTTTAGGTCGAAACCAACTACTGGAATAATCTAGTAGGATATGAATTGTACTCGCCACCATGATACCAATGACAAAAGCGGGTAGGGAAGCGAACCAGGAATCAATGGTCTCTGACGCGATGACTTGAAAATACAAGCTGAGAAATAATAAGGGAATCACAAGTGCAGCACTATAAAGGAGTCGGATGACATCCCCAATGATCAATCCGTGTGACCAGATCGAGCGGTGGGGCATGATCTTCACATAAGGCATCCACAGGACTCGAAATGGTCCAAAGCGATAATACGGTTCTGACTTTAAATCGAGGTCAGGTGACAACCAAAGCGTACCGACAGCGATACCGATGGCAGTCGGTAACCAATCCGTTTGTTGCGTTGCGACCGAATACGCAACGTAACCCGTCAGTGCGACGGTATTGACGGTATCATGTACATTTCCTGAAGGCATGAAAAAAGACCAGTCGTAACTGGTCCCTCCGTCAATGAATCGTCCGATACACGCCGATTACCTTACCAAGAATGGAGACATTATCGAAATACATCGGATCCATCGAGTCATTTTCTGGTTGTAGACGTACCTGTTGATCTTCTAAGAAGAACCGTTTCACCGTCGCTTCGCTATCTTCGGTCATAGCTACGACGATTTCTCCGTTTTCTGCTGTGTTTTGTTGGCGTACGATGACGCGATCGCCGTCAAGAATACCTGCGTTAATCATTGATTCACCATCGATCGTCAACATGAAGACCGTTTCGTTTCCTACATAATGTGCAGGGAGCGGGAACTGTTCTTCGATGTTTTCAATCGCTGTAATCGGAAGACCAGCTGTGACTTTCCCGATGACGGGAACATGAACGATAGCTTCCGTGATTTCTTCAGGCTTATCAAGCAATATCTCAATCGCACGTGGTTTCGTCGGGTCACGGCGAATCATTCCCCGTTTCTCGAGTCGATCCAAATGACCGTGTACCGTCGAGCTAGACGCGAGTCCGACTGCTTCTCCGATTTCACGAACTGATGGTGGATACCCCTTCAGTTTCACTTCAGAGACGATGTAGTCGAGAATCTCTTGTTGGCGCTTAGACATTTTCCGCATACGAATTGCCACCTCTTTCTGGATTGAAGTTTGAAATGTAAGAATATATGTTTCTAAATTCACTATAACATAGAACAAATGAGCGTACAAACAATTGTTCGACATTTTGTGTTGACCGAACACGGGTTCTGTGTTTATTATGAATTATGCGAACAATTGTTCCGCGAACGTTTATTCTAACTCATTCATTTCATATTTGGAGGGATTCATGATGATTCATACGATTCGTACTCATGCTTTTTCTATTCTCTTCTATGCATTAAGTATTGCCTTCGTGATCTTTTTACTCACACCACGCCCAGATGAAAAGGTAGCACAATTGATGACGGCTTCCGTTACGGTCGATGAGAACGCTACAGTCGAACAAATTGCTGAAGTCTACAATGATGGTTCGATGTCAGATGAGGAATACGTCAACTGGTTGATCAAAAATAATGATGTTGAGACAAAACATGTCATCTCAAAAAGCAAAATCGTTGTACCAATCGCACAACAATGACAAAATGGAAAAGTTGTGAAAGAACGAACAGGGATGTGAGGTACGATGAAGGTCGTGATTTATTGTCGAGTATCGACCGAAAAAGAAGCACAAGATAGTTCGATTGAACGCCAACGGATGGAGCTTTCGAAGGTTGCGTCTCAAAAGGGGTTTGATGTCGTAGATATCGTCTCTGAAAAAGAGAGTGGATATGATGTTGATCGGGAAGGGATGCTAACAGTTCTTGATTATGTGACACGCGATACGGTAGATGCGGTCCTCGTGACGGATGATACACGGATTGGTCGAGGGAATGCAAAAATCGCTATTTTGCATACATTCAAAAAACATGGGGTCCGCTTGATGACGCTTGATTCAGATGGAGAATATCAACTTGCGGATGCAGAAGCGATGGTCCTTGAGATCGTCTCACTCGTGGAAGAATACCAACGGAAACTGCATAATGCAAAAATCGCCCGTGGCATGCGGCGAGCAGTCGAACAAGGTTTTCGCCCGGAACGAAATCTCAATCGCCAAGGAGAGAACGCAGGACGTAGTCGAAAAGACGTACCGATCGAAGAAATTGTACGTCTTCGAGAACTCGGATTGACGTTTTCTGATATCGCCATCACCTTGCGGGGGATGGGGCATGATATTTCAAAAGCAACGGTCAATCGTCGATATCTTGAATACCGCGAACTGACACCTAGCCCGGAATGAGAAGCAAGTAACCCGTCGACTGACGCGGTTAACTTGCTTTTTTTTATAAGCTCTTTTACAGTAAGAATACAATTGAACTACTCAAGTTTGAGTCATAAAGAAAGAGGGATTCCATGTTATCACAAGAACAATTAGATCGAATTAATGCATTAGCGAATAAATCAAAAGTTGAGCCGTTATCGGAAGCGGAAACGGCAGAGCAAAAAGAATTACGTGCAGCGTATCTCGCAGCATTCCGTGGATCGTTCAAAAACCAACTCATGGGTATGAAAATCGTCGATGAAGAGGGAACGGACGTAACACCTGAGAAATTGAAACAAGCACAAGAAGAAGAACGGAATAAACAATAATCGTTCGTTTCTTTTATAGAAGAAAGAGGTCTCGCGTCAAGCGGACCTCTTTTTTGTTTAGAGCGAGTATCTTTTTTGTTTAGAGCGAGTATCTTTTTTGTTTAGAGCGAGTATCTTTTTTGTTTAGAGCGAGTATCTTTTTTGTTTAAAGTGAGTAGATGAGGAAACATTGTACGATAGCAATACATCTTAATAGTGATCTTTCATGGATTCATGCATCCTGTATGAGTCGACAGAACGGCTATAGATAGCGCATTCATTTTAATGTGACATACTATTTAGAAAAGTTGTATCACATTTAAGAGTGTGCTAAAATGAGTAGGAATTTGTGAAAAAGAGAGAGGATGATTGTTTTGACGAACATGACGACAGTAGAACAATTAGCAATTAATACGATTCGTACCTTATCGATTGATGCCGTACAAAAGGCGAACTCGGGTCACCCAGGTATGCCAATGGGAGCAGCGCCGATGGCATTCTCGCTTTGGGCGGATCATATGAACCACAACCCTAAAAATCCAGAATGGTTCAACCGCGACCGTTTTGTACTTTCAGCCGGACACGGTTCGATGCTTCTCTACTCACTCCTCCACCTATCGGGATACGATCTATCGATGGATGATCTTAAATCATTCCGTCAATGGGGATCAAAAACACCGGGTCATCCGGAATACCGTCACACGGCTGGTGTAGATGCAACAACGGGTCCACTTGGTCAAGGGATCGCGATGGCAGTTGGTATGGCAATGGCAGAACGTCATCTTGAAGCAAAATACAACCGTGACGATCTCAACGTCGTCGATCACTTCACATACGGAATTTGTGGAGATGGAGACTTGATGGAAGGTGTCTCAGCTGAAGCGGCTTCACTCGCAGGTCACCTTGGTCTTGGAAAATTAGTCGTATTGTATGATTCAAACGATATCTCACTTGATGGCGATCTCGACAAATCATTCTCTGAAAACGTCCAGAAGCGCTTCGAAGCGTATAACTGGCAAGTCATTCGCGTAGAAGACGGAACGGATATCGATTCCATTTCGAAAGCAATCGCGACGGCACAGGCAGAGACGACAAAACCAACATTGATCGAAGTCAAAACAGTCATCGGTTTCGGTTCACCGAACAAATCAGGGAAGTCGGCTTCTCACGGTGCACCACTTGGTGAAGCAGAAATCAAATTGACGAAAGCAAGCTACATTTGGGATCACGAAGAGTTCTACGTACCTGAAGAAGTCAAATCATTGTTTGACGAGCGAATCGTCCAACGTGGTGCTTCTGCAGAAGACGCATGGAACGAGACAATGAAACAATACGAAGCAGCGCACCCAGAATTGCATGCTGAACTCGTTCGCGCGATTGCAAACGAATTGCCAAGCAACTGGGAAGCAGACCTTCCGACATACGACTTGTCGTCGAAAAAAGCAACGCGTCAAACAAGCGGTGAAGTCTTGAATGGTCTCGCGAAGAACGTTCCGACATTGTTCGGTGGTTCAGCTGACCTTGCAGGATCAAACAACACGATGCTTAAAGGCGAAGCAGACTTCGATATCGATCCAAGCGGTCGCAACATTTGGTTCGGGGTACGTGAATTCGCAATGGCAGCAGCTGTCAACGGTATGGCACTTCACGGCGGCGTCATTCCTTACGGCGCGACATTCTTTGTCTTCTCGGATTACCTCCGTCCGGCGGTTCGTCTTGCTGCATTAATGGGACTTCCATCAATCTTCGTCTTGACGCACGACTCGATCGCTGTCGGTGAAGATGGTCCAACACACGAGCCAGTCGAACACTTGATGAGCTTCCGTGCAATGCCGAACGTCACGATCTACCGTCCAGCAGACGGAAAAGAGACGATCGCAGCATGGAAAACAGCAGTTCAAGCAAAAGATAAACCGACACTCCTCGTCTTGACACGTCAAGGTCTTCCTGAACTTGAAGGTACGACGACAGAGGGTGCTGAAAAAGGTGGTTATGTCATCGCTGGTGACGTTACGAAAGCTGATACACTCTTGCTCGGTACTGGTTCAGAAGTTCACCTTCTTGTCGAAGCACAAAAAGAACTTGGTGAATCAGCAGCTGTCGTTTCACTTCCATCATGGGAAGTATTCGAAGCACAGTCAGCAGAGTACAAAGAATCAGTTCTTCCAAAACACATCACGAAACGTGTAGCAATCGAAGCAGGGGCTTCACTCGGTTGGTACAAATATGTAGGAACAGAAGGACAAGTCATCGGAATCGATCGTTTCGGCGCATCTGCTCCTGGAGACTTCCTCTTGAAAGAATACGGCATGTCTGTTGAGAACGTTTTAGCGACTGTCAAGCAACTCGGATAATCATTTCCGGAAAAACGGGTCCGATCTTACGTCGGACTCGTTTTTCATCTATTATCATCTATGCAAACAATTGGAATTATAGTATAGTAAAAAGCGACGTTTTAAGTTAGAGGAGGAAGCAACTTGGCTACATGGATTTGGATTTTAATTGCCCTTCTTTGCTTGGTAGCAGGTGTCGCCCTTGGTTTCTATATCGCTCGTCGATACATGATGAACTACTTGGAGCAAAACCCACCAATCAACGAAGATATGATTAAGACATTGATGATGCAAATGGGTCAAAAGCCATCACAAAAGAAAGTCAACCAAGTGATGCGTTCAATGAGTGGTTCAATGAAATCACCTAAAAAATAAGCTGTACGAAAGGGGACCAAATGGTCTCCTTTTTATTTGCTATTTTTTAGAAAGAGAACTAATCTAAAATGTGAGACTATTTCAAATAATCATAGGATTTAAAAAAGGGGGGGAGACTTGAATGGGAGTCTTCAGGAAACTCGGTTGGTTTTTCCGACGAGAATGGAAAGCGTATAGTCTTGGGGTCATCTGTTTGATTTTTGTGGCAGGGTTAGAACTTATTCCACCGAAGGTCATCGGAACGACAGTCAATGGTCTGAGTGAAGGAAGCTTGACGAAGAATGATTTGATTCGTCTAGCTGGTACATTGTTACTCATCGGGGTCGCGACGTATTTCATTCGTTATTTTTGGCGTTTTCACATTTTCGGTGCATCGATTCGCCTCGGGCGATTGTTACGCAGTCAACTGTATGGTCATTTTTCAGATTTGGATCAATCGTTCTATAAGAAATATCGCAGCGGAGATTTGATGGCACATGCGACAAACGACGTACAAGCTGTTTCGATGACAGCGGGGGCCGGTATTCTAACGCTCGTCGACTCGGTGACAATGGGGAGCTTTGTCATCATCACAATGGTCACGACGATCAGCTGGAAATTAACGCTCGTGTCACTTTTGCCAATGCCACTGATGGTCTATTTGACGTCACGCTACGGTAAGATGTTACATTCCCGTTTTCATGACGCGCAAGAAGCGTTCTCTGATTTGAACGATAAGGTCGCGGAGAGCATCAGTGGTGTCCGTGTCTTAAAAGCAACAGGGGAAGTCGAATCCGACGTGCAGACGTTTACCGATCTGTCTGATGACGTTGTTCAAAAGAATCGTCGTGTGGCGAAAATTGATGCACTGTTTGATCCGACGATTTTTGGATTAGTCGGTCTATCGTATATCATCGCGGTCGGCTATGGCGCCTACTTGTTACGACAAGGCGAAATCCGGATTGGTGATATCGTTTCCTTCACTACATATCTTGGTTTATTAACGTGGCCAATGCTCGCCTTCGGTTGGTTGTTCAACATCGTTGAACGGGGTCGTGCTTCCTATGACCGGATCGAACGGATGCTTGCGATCGAACCAGAAATTAAAGATGCGAAGGAAGCAGCAACGAGTGTCTCGTCACCAGAACTTCATGTCGGGATTAAACGATTCATCTATGACACGCAACCGGTCCTTCAAGAGATCGATGTGACGTTGAAGCCTGGGAAATCGCTTGGGATCGTCGGAAAGACGGGTGCTGGGAAATCGACATTCGTTCGTTTGTTATCGCGTGAATATGACGTTAAACAAGGCGCCATCACGATTGGCGGACGAGATATCAAACAATTGACACGAGACACCGTCCGTCGTCAAGTAGCGATCGTTCCGCAGGATCATTTCCTGTTCTCTGCTT contains:
- the lexA gene encoding transcriptional repressor LexA gives rise to the protein MRKMSKRQQEILDYIVSEVKLKGYPPSVREIGEAVGLASSSTVHGHLDRLEKRGMIRRDPTKPRAIEILLDKPEEITEAIVHVPVIGKVTAGLPITAIENIEEQFPLPAHYVGNETVFMLTIDGESMINAGILDGDRVIVRQQNTAENGEIVVAMTEDSEATVKRFFLEDQQVRLQPENDSMDPMYFDNVSILGKVIGVYRTIH
- the yneA gene encoding cell division suppressor protein YneA, producing MIHTIRTHAFSILFYALSIAFVIFLLTPRPDEKVAQLMTASVTVDENATVEQIAEVYNDGSMSDEEYVNWLIKNNDVETKHVISKSKIVVPIAQQ
- a CDS encoding YneB family resolvase-like protein; this translates as MKVVIYCRVSTEKEAQDSSIERQRMELSKVASQKGFDVVDIVSEKESGYDVDREGMLTVLDYVTRDTVDAVLVTDDTRIGRGNAKIAILHTFKKHGVRLMTLDSDGEYQLADAEAMVLEIVSLVEEYQRKLHNAKIARGMRRAVEQGFRPERNLNRQGENAGRSRKDVPIEEIVRLRELGLTFSDIAITLRGMGHDISKATVNRRYLEYRELTPSPE
- a CDS encoding DUF896 domain-containing protein, with the translated sequence MLSQEQLDRINALANKSKVEPLSEAETAEQKELRAAYLAAFRGSFKNQLMGMKIVDEEGTDVTPEKLKQAQEEERNKQ
- the tkt gene encoding transketolase, producing the protein MTTVEQLAINTIRTLSIDAVQKANSGHPGMPMGAAPMAFSLWADHMNHNPKNPEWFNRDRFVLSAGHGSMLLYSLLHLSGYDLSMDDLKSFRQWGSKTPGHPEYRHTAGVDATTGPLGQGIAMAVGMAMAERHLEAKYNRDDLNVVDHFTYGICGDGDLMEGVSAEAASLAGHLGLGKLVVLYDSNDISLDGDLDKSFSENVQKRFEAYNWQVIRVEDGTDIDSISKAIATAQAETTKPTLIEVKTVIGFGSPNKSGKSASHGAPLGEAEIKLTKASYIWDHEEFYVPEEVKSLFDERIVQRGASAEDAWNETMKQYEAAHPELHAELVRAIANELPSNWEADLPTYDLSSKKATRQTSGEVLNGLAKNVPTLFGGSADLAGSNNTMLKGEADFDIDPSGRNIWFGVREFAMAAAVNGMALHGGVIPYGATFFVFSDYLRPAVRLAALMGLPSIFVLTHDSIAVGEDGPTHEPVEHLMSFRAMPNVTIYRPADGKETIAAWKTAVQAKDKPTLLVLTRQGLPELEGTTTEGAEKGGYVIAGDVTKADTLLLGTGSEVHLLVEAQKELGESAAVVSLPSWEVFEAQSAEYKESVLPKHITKRVAIEAGASLGWYKYVGTEGQVIGIDRFGASAPGDFLLKEYGMSVENVLATVKQLG
- a CDS encoding YneF family protein, with translation MATWIWILIALLCLVAGVALGFYIARRYMMNYLEQNPPINEDMIKTLMMQMGQKPSQKKVNQVMRSMSGSMKSPKK
- a CDS encoding ABC transporter transmembrane domain-containing protein — its product is MGVFRKLGWFFRREWKAYSLGVICLIFVAGLELIPPKVIGTTVNGLSEGSLTKNDLIRLAGTLLLIGVATYFIRYFWRFHIFGASIRLGRLLRSQLYGHFSDLDQSFYKKYRSGDLMAHATNDVQAVSMTAGAGILTLVDSVTMGSFVIITMVTTISWKLTLVSLLPMPLMVYLTSRYGKMLHSRFHDAQEAFSDLNDKVAESISGVRVLKATGEVESDVQTFTDLSDDVVQKNRRVAKIDALFDPTIFGLVGLSYIIAVGYGAYLLRQGEIRIGDIVSFTTYLGLLTWPMLAFGWLFNIVERGRASYDRIERMLAIEPEIKDAKEAATSVSSPELHVGIKRFIYDTQPVLQEIDVTLKPGKSLGIVGKTGAGKSTFVRLLSREYDVKQGAITIGGRDIKQLTRDTVRRQVAIVPQDHFLFSASIADNIAFAKPDASMEDIMEVARIAAVHEDILGFKEGYATMVGERGVTLSGGQKQRISIARALLADCPILVLDDALSAVDAKTEEAIIHHFRTADHDQAQIIVAHRLSAVSHTDEIIVLEDGRIIERGTHEQLLAHDGWYKETYDRQQLESLVEQGGRSE